In Desulforhopalus sp., the following proteins share a genomic window:
- a CDS encoding MFS transporter — translation MEPRTNFYGLCLSGFLAKASYALARTPVLALFAASFGVGPEAIGFAVAISTITGVFFKMPAGVISDIIGRRRTMLIGLAFFAVIPFLYLFVHSYNILLAVRFLHGFATAIYGPVIMAVVIDIAGGKRGEMLSLFSSVTIVGNLIGAPLGGFLLGHLAGDGPQQLEHFHIIYGVVAALGMLALMTGLWASRPMAGKPANGTGKSTVSAILSHFYHSLKNILTDRRIVVTSNMEGVQNLSVGALEAFMPIYIVMVLEYSVFQAGLIWGIQIFITILAKPLMGRISDKHGRRPLLFWGMFVCAVPFAIVPWVQNYPILLLLSMVFGLGEAIVTSSSAAMVADFCREDNIGSAMGVFGTLYDVGHATGPILAGLLIGLSDGQDFRLAFAIIATILIISALLFRRTVPTAS, via the coding sequence ATGGAACCACGAACAAACTTTTATGGCCTCTGCCTTTCCGGCTTCCTGGCAAAAGCCTCTTACGCCCTGGCTAGGACCCCGGTACTGGCTCTATTTGCCGCTTCCTTTGGAGTCGGGCCTGAGGCCATAGGGTTTGCCGTGGCCATTTCCACCATAACCGGGGTTTTCTTTAAGATGCCGGCAGGCGTCATCTCCGACATCATCGGCAGACGCCGGACAATGCTGATCGGCTTGGCCTTTTTTGCCGTCATCCCCTTTCTTTATCTGTTTGTCCATTCGTACAACATCCTCCTGGCGGTGCGCTTCCTGCACGGCTTCGCCACAGCCATCTACGGGCCGGTGATCATGGCGGTGGTTATCGACATTGCCGGCGGCAAAAGGGGGGAAATGCTCTCCCTTTTTTCATCGGTGACCATTGTCGGCAACCTGATCGGCGCCCCTTTGGGCGGTTTTCTTCTCGGCCATCTGGCCGGTGACGGACCTCAGCAACTGGAGCATTTCCACATTATTTATGGTGTTGTGGCAGCCCTGGGCATGCTGGCCCTGATGACCGGACTGTGGGCAAGCAGGCCGATGGCCGGGAAACCGGCCAATGGTACCGGCAAATCAACCGTCTCAGCTATCTTATCGCATTTTTATCATAGCCTGAAAAATATCCTCACCGACCGGAGGATCGTGGTAACCAGCAATATGGAGGGTGTGCAAAACCTGTCGGTGGGTGCCCTTGAGGCCTTTATGCCCATCTACATCGTTATGGTTCTTGAATATTCCGTCTTCCAGGCCGGTCTTATTTGGGGGATACAGATTTTTATAACCATCCTTGCCAAACCACTGATGGGCAGGATATCCGATAAACATGGCCGCAGGCCTCTTCTCTTCTGGGGCATGTTTGTCTGTGCCGTACCCTTTGCCATCGTCCCCTGGGTGCAGAATTATCCGATCCTCCTGCTCCTCTCCATGGTTTTTGGCCTTGGTGAGGCCATCGTCACCTCATCTTCCGCGGCCATGGTCGCTGATTTCTGCCGGGAGGACAATATCGGTTCGGCAATGGGCGTCTTCGGTACTCTCTATGATGTCGGCCATGCCACCGGCCCGATTCTCGCGGGTCTGCTCATTGGCCTCTCCGATGGCCA
- a CDS encoding chromate resistance protein: MEEIHTPKWLLFFYSIPATPVNNRVKIWRKLNKSGAVQLKGGVYILPYREDNHEALQWMLAELPGLKGEGLLVTTENIEPLQTQEIIALFNEQRQLQYQEVGVKIDELSGRIDNLRKGGKDKKTTSLFRQFEKIQADFQAVQHRDFFQSESGQNLAHRLVALKGQLEALTAIAGGPKGLALRQLESGKRIEMFGGRQWLTRKRPFVDRMACAWLIRRFIDPQAIFAFLDEKELQATRGEGEVTFDVRNGDFTHIDDLCTFEVLVESFGLTSKGIDTLAAIVHDIDIKDGKFAMPETLGVEMILKGIRNKTLSDGETLEQGMAVFEALYLSLTEKN, translated from the coding sequence ATGGAAGAGATTCATACCCCAAAATGGCTGCTGTTTTTTTATTCGATCCCGGCGACTCCGGTAAACAACCGTGTGAAAATATGGAGAAAGCTCAACAAGTCAGGAGCTGTACAATTAAAGGGCGGGGTATATATCCTGCCGTACCGGGAAGACAACCATGAAGCCCTACAATGGATGCTTGCTGAGCTTCCCGGCCTGAAGGGTGAAGGGCTCCTTGTCACCACCGAGAATATCGAACCTCTGCAAACTCAGGAGATTATCGCCCTCTTCAATGAACAGAGACAGCTGCAATACCAGGAAGTCGGCGTCAAAATCGACGAGCTGTCCGGCAGGATCGACAATCTGCGAAAGGGCGGCAAGGACAAGAAGACCACCTCTCTTTTCCGGCAGTTTGAAAAGATCCAGGCCGATTTCCAGGCGGTTCAACACCGCGACTTCTTTCAATCGGAATCAGGTCAAAACCTGGCACACCGTCTTGTTGCGCTCAAGGGCCAGTTAGAGGCACTCACCGCCATCGCCGGCGGCCCGAAGGGATTGGCTCTACGCCAATTGGAAAGTGGCAAACGAATTGAAATGTTCGGTGGCCGGCAGTGGCTGACCCGCAAGCGACCTTTTGTCGACAGAATGGCCTGCGCCTGGTTGATCCGCCGCTTTATTGATCCACAGGCGATCTTTGCCTTCCTGGACGAAAAGGAATTACAGGCCACGAGGGGTGAAGGCGAGGTTACCTTTGATGTTCGTAACGGCGATTTCACCCATATCGACGATTTATGCACCTTCGAGGTTCTCGTTGAAAGTTTTGGCCTGACCAGCAAGGGTATCGACACCCTTGCCGCTATTGTCCACGATATCGATATTAAAGATGGTAAATTTGCAATGCCCGAAACCCTCGGGGTCGAGATGATTTTAAAAGGAATCCGCAACAAGACCTTGTCCGACGGCGAAACCCTGGAACAGGGAATGGCCGTCTTTGAAGCGCTGTATCTTTCATTAACAGAAAAAAACTAA
- a CDS encoding erythromycin esterase family protein encodes MRSLIGRLMSIFVLQSIVILALPGFTHAGETATGQEQAGRQLPVYATDAGKGLPYMIELMRGRKAFLLGDATHGTEEFYAFRKRVTRHLIRDLGVRVVVLEAEWDGGKMVDEYIRGLLPGTVCARQLLPQAFKYWPVWVWANEELVEFVEWLKEFNSHLPPDKMVRCRAMDMQFAIGAALESLAGVWPADSRHGRIYDDLRRWWRQYEDYPMRYNFAYAEGRDTGNLMATELLSDLPAGDKEWRQRLIMLIAAEEYYRVMSYNQYESWNIRSRHFSGYIEDILQEPEGAKGVVVWAHNSHVGDMSATDVQGTGLTSFGALLRERLGKDQVFILGSAGYSGTVLAAIEWYQDPVEMVVPPAAPGSLEAILDSGGWDNSLLVFEDDEQREKWSMPLLHRGIGVAYNAQAEMPSYYLTARISSRYDAVVFWRKTRSLQLMADP; translated from the coding sequence ATGAGAAGTTTGATTGGCAGGCTTATGAGTATTTTTGTCCTGCAGAGTATCGTGATCCTTGCCTTGCCGGGATTTACTCACGCCGGGGAGACTGCCACCGGACAGGAACAGGCGGGGCGGCAGCTGCCGGTTTATGCCACCGATGCCGGCAAGGGTCTGCCTTATATGATTGAGCTGATGCGCGGCAGGAAGGCCTTCCTCCTTGGTGATGCCACCCACGGAACTGAAGAATTTTACGCCTTTCGCAAACGGGTGACCAGGCACCTCATCCGCGACTTGGGGGTGCGGGTGGTAGTACTGGAGGCAGAATGGGACGGTGGTAAAATGGTTGACGAGTATATCCGGGGCCTTTTACCTGGGACTGTTTGTGCCCGCCAGCTCCTGCCGCAGGCCTTCAAATACTGGCCGGTCTGGGTATGGGCCAATGAAGAGCTGGTCGAGTTTGTTGAATGGCTTAAGGAATTTAACAGTCACCTGCCGCCCGATAAGATGGTTCGCTGCCGCGCTATGGATATGCAGTTCGCGATAGGCGCAGCCCTTGAATCGCTCGCCGGGGTATGGCCGGCAGACTCCAGGCATGGCCGAATCTACGACGACCTTCGCCGGTGGTGGCGCCAATATGAGGATTACCCCATGCGCTATAATTTCGCCTATGCAGAGGGCCGCGACACCGGCAACCTTATGGCGACCGAGCTTCTCAGCGACCTGCCCGCGGGGGATAAGGAATGGCGGCAGCGGCTGATCATGTTGATCGCTGCCGAGGAGTATTACCGGGTCATGTCGTACAATCAGTACGAATCCTGGAATATCCGCTCACGGCATTTTTCCGGATATATTGAGGATATTCTGCAGGAGCCGGAAGGGGCCAAGGGCGTTGTCGTGTGGGCCCACAACAGCCATGTCGGTGACATGTCCGCCACCGATGTCCAGGGTACCGGCCTCACCAGCTTTGGCGCCCTGTTGCGGGAGCGTTTGGGCAAGGATCAGGTGTTTATCCTCGGCAGTGCCGGGTATAGCGGTACCGTCCTGGCCGCAATCGAGTGGTATCAGGACCCGGTGGAAATGGTTGTACCACCGGCCGCTCCGGGGTCGCTGGAGGCGATTCTTGACAGCGGCGGCTGGGACAATTCGCTGCTGGTGTTTGAAGATGATGAGCAGAGGGAAAAATGGTCGATGCCCTTGTTGCACCGGGGCATTGGTGTCGCCTACAATGCCCAGGCGGAAATGCCCAGTTATTATCTTACCGCACGAATCAGCTCGCGTTACGACGCCGTGGTTTTCTGGCGTAAAACTAGATCTTTGCAGTTGATGGCCGATCCCTGA
- a CDS encoding aspartyl protease family protein, whose product MMRFFHPAFRIFSLLLTFLFASSAAAVDEIIDLSDPYQILLRHYEAVGGLERLNNSITSTSEGRVHYDGLQGTFKHWEKRPLQYRTEEDYSIITQITGDSGDYAWFFDTNGQQLVLKDEDTLKRRQISLLIDRYEHLNRQSPYFALTFGGVKVVKGRPCYELILDNTINTDRGHFFYDTQTMFMTASLHRQPDMEIESYYDDYKIVDGLVLSFHQHNTYHPWNKTEETWTTAFENNPPVDDKLFSPPQREKGYHFKDGADKATIPFQFIENLIYLPVTVGGDTRYWVLDSGASMSIIDKDYAEQHGLKVEGSIRGYGFGELFDLYFVGVPDHQVGSIRFDSQKMYAAKDLSARSYEPVMAGILGYDFLSRFVVEVDYDQQLVTFHDPATFVYQGSGVTLSAPLKYRTFTLPTVVDGKYASLWSLDLGSYHSSIHYPFAEKHGLEKRAGVEIVSQGMAGVSLEKNIQFNCLQIDRFRLDRPLISIPVEKGVGATALGEVGGNLGNSTLRHFHLFLNYPEQKITLEEGKSFNKAFPQDKSGMIIGRAENNQAMISYLASDCPATKAGLAVGDLILELAGEIIGPDHLIVHLRELLRGPAGTTIPIKVQRGEQIITTTFTLEDLYPSTPGGCTP is encoded by the coding sequence ATGATGCGCTTCTTTCACCCTGCATTCCGGATTTTCAGCCTCCTTCTAACCTTCCTCTTCGCCTCTTCGGCGGCGGCGGTCGACGAGATCATCGATCTCTCCGACCCCTACCAGATCCTCCTCCGCCACTACGAGGCGGTGGGCGGCCTTGAGCGGCTCAACAACAGCATCACCAGTACCAGTGAGGGCCGGGTTCACTACGACGGCCTGCAGGGCACCTTCAAACATTGGGAAAAACGCCCCCTGCAGTACCGGACGGAAGAGGATTATTCTATCATTACCCAGATCACCGGCGATAGCGGCGACTATGCCTGGTTCTTCGACACCAACGGCCAGCAACTGGTCCTGAAAGATGAAGACACTCTGAAACGGCGGCAGATCAGCCTGCTCATCGACCGGTACGAACACCTGAATCGCCAGTCACCGTATTTTGCCCTGACCTTCGGCGGAGTCAAGGTGGTAAAGGGCCGGCCCTGCTACGAGCTCATCCTCGACAACACCATCAACACCGACCGCGGCCACTTCTTTTATGACACCCAGACCATGTTCATGACCGCGTCCCTGCACCGCCAGCCGGACATGGAGATAGAGAGCTATTACGACGACTACAAAATCGTCGACGGCCTGGTACTCTCCTTCCACCAGCACAACACCTATCACCCCTGGAACAAGACTGAAGAAACCTGGACGACCGCCTTCGAAAACAACCCGCCGGTCGACGACAAACTCTTTTCCCCGCCACAACGAGAAAAGGGCTATCACTTCAAGGACGGTGCCGACAAGGCGACAATTCCCTTCCAGTTTATTGAAAATCTCATTTACTTACCGGTAACAGTCGGCGGCGACACCCGTTACTGGGTTCTCGACAGCGGCGCCTCGATGTCGATCATCGATAAGGACTATGCCGAACAGCATGGCCTGAAGGTGGAAGGCAGTATTCGCGGCTATGGTTTTGGTGAGCTCTTTGATCTCTACTTCGTCGGGGTACCCGACCATCAGGTTGGCTCCATCCGCTTTGACAGTCAAAAGATGTACGCGGCCAAAGACCTGTCGGCAAGAAGCTACGAGCCGGTGATGGCCGGTATCCTTGGCTATGACTTTCTCTCCCGCTTCGTCGTCGAGGTCGATTACGACCAGCAGCTTGTCACCTTTCACGACCCCGCCACCTTTGTCTACCAGGGTTCCGGAGTGACACTCAGCGCCCCGCTGAAATACCGGACATTCACCCTGCCGACCGTAGTCGACGGTAAGTATGCAAGCCTGTGGAGCCTTGATCTCGGTTCCTACCACAGCTCCATCCACTACCCTTTTGCGGAAAAACACGGGCTTGAGAAAAGGGCCGGGGTGGAGATCGTCAGCCAGGGGATGGCCGGGGTGTCCCTTGAGAAGAACATCCAATTCAACTGCCTGCAAATCGACCGCTTCCGCCTGGATCGGCCCCTGATCTCCATTCCCGTCGAAAAAGGCGTCGGGGCCACCGCCCTGGGCGAGGTCGGCGGCAATCTCGGCAACTCGACACTCCGCCATTTCCACCTCTTTCTCAACTACCCAGAACAGAAAATCACCCTTGAAGAGGGTAAATCCTTCAACAAGGCCTTTCCCCAGGACAAATCCGGGATGATCATCGGCCGGGCGGAAAATAATCAGGCGATGATCTCCTACCTGGCCAGTGACTGCCCGGCAACCAAGGCCGGACTTGCCGTTGGCGATCTCATCCTGGAACTGGCAGGAGAGATTATCGGTCCGGACCACCTCATTGTCCATCTTCGCGAGCTGTTGCGCGGCCCTGCGGGCACGACCATCCCCATCAAGGTGCAAAGAGGCGAGCAGATTATCACCACTACCTTCACCCTTGAAGATCTCTACCCATCAACACCCGGCGGCTGCACCCCGTAG
- a CDS encoding OmpA family protein, whose product MNLRCFFLLLVVALLTGCGGKESFVVLSPAKDGSVGALQVATDKGSGVLQEDGKAIFLKGRDSAPSPPTAIKAEETQQVFEAALQVQPLAPESFLLYFQFNSNELTDDSKKLVGDILAAIKKRQSRDISIIGHTDRKGSDDYNRRLSLERAQLVHDILRKEKVSAEDMTIIYHGEGNPLIPTADNVAEPKNRRVEVMVR is encoded by the coding sequence ATGAACCTCAGATGTTTTTTTCTCCTCTTGGTCGTCGCCCTCCTGACTGGCTGCGGTGGCAAGGAGTCTTTTGTTGTCCTCAGTCCAGCGAAGGACGGTTCGGTGGGCGCACTTCAGGTTGCAACCGATAAGGGCAGCGGGGTACTTCAAGAAGATGGCAAAGCCATTTTTTTGAAGGGCCGCGACAGCGCACCATCTCCTCCGACAGCTATCAAGGCCGAAGAAACCCAACAGGTATTCGAGGCTGCCCTGCAAGTCCAGCCCCTGGCGCCGGAAAGCTTTCTCCTCTATTTTCAGTTTAATTCCAACGAGTTGACCGATGATTCGAAAAAGCTCGTCGGTGACATCCTGGCGGCTATCAAAAAACGCCAATCGAGGGATATCTCCATCATCGGCCATACCGACCGAAAGGGAAGCGACGACTACAATCGCAGGCTTTCTCTGGAACGGGCCCAGCTGGTCCACGACATCCTCCGCAAGGAAAAGGTCAGTGCGGAAGATATGACCATCATCTATCATGGCGAGGGCAACCCACTCATTCCAACAGCCGACAACGTCGCCGAGCCAAAAAACCGCAGAGTTGAAGTCATGGTCCGCTGA
- a CDS encoding FecR domain-containing protein, with translation MRNSAFSCCLALLLCLSFPLTSSAEQRAIGKVKGLRGLVSILRDGKTKPAFPNDRIYQSDTILTGSDGAIGILLDDNTLISMGPISRVSMEKYTFAPASNEYAMRLNMQHGTFVYQSGLLGKLAPHAVELDTPVGRISMLKEETNFKARFAE, from the coding sequence ATGAGAAATTCTGCTTTTAGCTGTTGTCTGGCTCTTCTGCTCTGCCTCTCCTTTCCTCTGACAAGCTCCGCCGAGCAAAGGGCAATAGGCAAAGTCAAAGGCCTGCGGGGCTTAGTGTCCATCCTGAGAGACGGCAAGACCAAACCGGCCTTCCCCAACGACCGCATTTATCAGAGCGACACCATCCTCACCGGTTCGGACGGGGCAATAGGCATCCTCCTCGACGACAATACCCTCATCTCCATGGGCCCGATCAGCCGGGTTTCCATGGAAAAATACACCTTCGCTCCGGCATCCAACGAATACGCCATGCGCCTCAATATGCAACACGGCACCTTCGTCTATCAATCCGGCCTCCTCGGCAAACTAGCGCCCCACGCGGTTGAGCTTGACACCCCGGTGGGCCGGATCAGCATGTTGAAAGAAGAAACCAATTTCAAGGCGAGGTTTGCCGAGTAA
- a CDS encoding FlgO family outer membrane protein has product MRKFTNTLLFLLFVSLIPLQAFADFSKTKIAVLDFQLQGENFDNKDMGTIVAEWFITAMVREGRFDVVERRMLEKILGEQKLAMTGIVDANSATQIGKLLGVKVIITGSVMKLREVTEINARIIDVESASIIAAENIKSSATTKLQDMVIEMSDKIIKNFPLEGYVVNRSGDTVTLDLGIRTGVKTNMRFIVYKEGQIIKHPKTGEVLDVERIETGKITITSVQQKICTAKIDEETSPGSVNYSQLVKSMIDTSPKKAKLTVETVPAGSKIRLLNVSQVYERGMILEPGPYHVEVTASGYRMAKEWITVGANEEKIVTITLTASSPAADEPPAKPAVSVKRETYTPPPPPPQFAPPPQAPQMPSLTSEQAKYLRMLESNNTREQKNAAQLMVRSNLRDPVVLDVVEKILLNGYKTSGTDHDRNDTVDTLSWLCKALGASGNSKYRATLSKVASEAPNRKLKGYAEKSLNQR; this is encoded by the coding sequence ATGAGAAAGTTTACGAACACGTTGTTATTTTTACTCTTTGTATCGCTTATACCCCTGCAAGCCTTCGCCGATTTCAGCAAGACCAAGATTGCCGTCCTCGATTTCCAACTCCAGGGTGAGAACTTCGATAACAAAGACATGGGAACCATTGTCGCTGAATGGTTCATAACCGCCATGGTCCGGGAAGGCCGTTTCGATGTGGTCGAAAGGAGAATGCTGGAAAAGATTCTCGGCGAACAGAAGCTGGCCATGACCGGAATCGTTGACGCCAACAGTGCCACCCAGATCGGCAAGCTCCTCGGTGTCAAGGTCATCATCACCGGCTCGGTCATGAAACTGCGGGAGGTAACTGAGATTAACGCCCGGATTATCGATGTTGAAAGCGCTTCCATTATCGCCGCCGAAAACATTAAAAGCTCCGCCACCACCAAGCTCCAGGACATGGTCATAGAAATGTCCGACAAGATTATTAAAAATTTCCCGCTTGAAGGCTATGTCGTGAATCGAAGCGGTGATACGGTAACCCTGGATCTCGGGATTCGCACCGGTGTAAAAACCAACATGCGCTTTATCGTCTACAAGGAAGGACAGATCATCAAACATCCGAAGACCGGTGAGGTGCTGGATGTCGAACGTATTGAGACCGGCAAAATTACCATTACCTCTGTCCAGCAAAAAATATGCACCGCCAAGATCGACGAAGAAACCAGCCCCGGATCGGTCAACTACAGCCAGCTGGTGAAGAGCATGATCGATACCAGCCCAAAAAAAGCCAAGCTCACCGTCGAAACGGTGCCTGCTGGTTCCAAGATTCGTCTTCTCAATGTCAGCCAGGTATACGAACGGGGCATGATTCTTGAACCCGGACCGTACCACGTGGAAGTTACCGCGTCCGGCTACAGAATGGCCAAGGAGTGGATTACCGTTGGCGCAAATGAGGAAAAAATCGTCACGATTACGCTTACCGCAAGCAGCCCAGCGGCAGATGAACCACCAGCCAAACCTGCTGTCTCGGTGAAACGAGAGACCTATACCCCACCGCCGCCTCCACCTCAATTTGCACCGCCCCCGCAAGCGCCACAAATGCCCTCGCTTACCTCCGAACAGGCAAAGTACCTGCGCATGCTTGAGTCAAACAACACTCGGGAGCAAAAGAACGCAGCGCAGCTGATGGTCAGGTCGAATCTTCGCGATCCTGTTGTCCTCGACGTCGTGGAAAAAATCCTGCTCAACGGCTATAAGACAAGCGGCACCGATCACGACCGCAATGACACTGTCGACACCTTGTCCTGGCTTTGTAAGGCATTAGGGGCTTCCGGCAACAGCAAGTACCGGGCGACCCTCTCCAAGGTGGCAAGCGAGGCCCCCAACAGAAAGCTGAAGGGCTACGCTGAAAAGAGCCTGAACCAGCGATAA
- a CDS encoding beta-ketoacyl-ACP synthase III yields MARIIISGTGVYTPPFSISNDELVHSFNTYVANFNREHSAEIAAGTCQPLAESSAEFIERASGIKSRYVMDKEGILDPKTMCPRLPYRSADERSIQCEMSVAAGREAMEQAGKEAGDIDAVIVSCSNMERPYPAIAVEVQNALGIKGFAFDMNIACSSATFGIQTAVDSIYRGNARAILMVNPEICSGHLNFRDRDSHFIFGDVCTAVLIEREDYSTKKEAFEIVGTKLATQYSTNIYNGSGFLNRTRPDQGAEKDRLFVQEGRKVFKEVVPIATEVIREHLAGYGIAPSDLKRVWLHQANLNMNQLICKKLLGTEITPEITPTILDTYANTASAGSIICFHMHHEDIKDGDLGVICSFGAGYSVGNIIVRKIAL; encoded by the coding sequence ATGGCCAGAATTATTATAAGCGGTACGGGAGTGTATACTCCGCCTTTCAGCATTAGCAACGACGAGCTCGTACATTCCTTCAATACCTATGTGGCCAATTTCAACCGGGAGCACAGTGCGGAAATTGCCGCCGGGACCTGCCAGCCCCTTGCCGAATCAAGCGCCGAATTCATTGAGCGGGCCTCCGGGATAAAAAGCCGCTATGTTATGGACAAGGAGGGAATCCTCGACCCCAAGACCATGTGTCCCCGCCTGCCCTACCGTTCTGCCGATGAACGGTCTATCCAGTGCGAGATGAGCGTCGCCGCCGGCCGGGAGGCGATGGAACAGGCCGGTAAGGAGGCAGGAGATATCGATGCGGTCATCGTCTCCTGCTCCAACATGGAACGCCCCTATCCGGCGATTGCCGTCGAGGTGCAAAACGCCCTGGGCATAAAAGGCTTTGCCTTCGACATGAATATCGCTTGTTCTTCCGCCACCTTTGGCATTCAAACGGCGGTCGATTCGATCTATCGCGGCAACGCCCGGGCGATTCTCATGGTCAACCCGGAGATCTGCTCCGGCCACCTGAACTTCCGCGATCGCGACAGTCACTTTATCTTCGGCGACGTGTGCACGGCGGTGCTTATCGAACGCGAAGACTACTCCACCAAAAAAGAGGCCTTCGAGATCGTCGGGACCAAACTGGCAACCCAGTATTCCACCAATATCTATAATGGTTCCGGCTTTCTCAACCGCACCAGGCCAGACCAGGGAGCGGAAAAGGACCGGCTCTTCGTTCAGGAGGGCCGAAAGGTATTCAAGGAGGTGGTGCCCATCGCCACAGAGGTTATTCGTGAGCACCTTGCTGGCTACGGCATTGCCCCTTCCGACCTGAAAAGGGTCTGGCTCCACCAGGCCAACCTCAACATGAACCAGCTGATCTGCAAGAAGCTCCTTGGTACCGAGATCACTCCAGAGATAACCCCGACCATCCTCGATACCTATGCCAATACCGCCTCAGCCGGTTCAATCATCTGCTTCCACATGCACCATGAAGATATTAAAGATGGCGATCTCGGCGTCATCTGCTCCTTTGGTGCCGGCTATTCGGTAGGCAATATCATCGTCCGCAAGATAGCTCTTTAA
- a CDS encoding LysR family transcriptional regulator encodes MQHLEIKHLRMLSAISESGNMTRAAEKLCITQSALSQQLKDIEGKLGTGLFFRTRKKMIVTEVGRQLLETATQVLETLDQAEQDISRKISGERGELKVGTQCIFCYKWLPQVMHLFQQKFPGVEIEVGNSSDLSAELLNKKYDLIISGAVSPGELHTSVPLFQDQLVCVMKADHPLSACGFIQFDDFHGNNLISHAEKGRNRFYQQILKPKGIEPKKIMNVGAPQAIIEMVAAGFGISIFPRWAIAEALKTWPLVCRPISPRGLPLTWHAVYLKHANIPIYQQEFLRNISKLNVTEQILPIDRQAIGRG; translated from the coding sequence ATGCAGCACTTGGAAATCAAACACCTGCGGATGCTCAGTGCCATCTCGGAAAGCGGCAATATGACCAGGGCCGCGGAGAAGCTGTGTATCACCCAGTCGGCCCTCAGCCAGCAGCTCAAGGATATTGAAGGAAAGCTGGGAACCGGCCTTTTTTTTCGCACCCGAAAAAAGATGATTGTCACCGAGGTCGGCCGGCAACTTCTGGAAACCGCGACCCAGGTTCTTGAAACGCTCGATCAGGCGGAGCAGGATATCTCACGGAAAATCTCCGGCGAAAGAGGTGAACTGAAGGTAGGGACGCAGTGCATCTTCTGTTACAAGTGGCTGCCCCAGGTCATGCACCTCTTTCAGCAGAAATTTCCAGGTGTGGAGATCGAGGTTGGGAATTCCTCCGATTTGTCGGCGGAACTTCTGAACAAGAAATACGATCTGATAATTTCCGGGGCGGTCTCACCTGGTGAGCTTCATACCTCAGTCCCTCTTTTTCAAGATCAGCTGGTTTGCGTCATGAAGGCCGACCACCCCCTGTCTGCCTGTGGCTTCATCCAGTTCGACGATTTTCACGGCAATAATCTTATCTCCCATGCCGAGAAAGGCAGGAACCGTTTTTATCAGCAGATTCTCAAACCAAAAGGCATAGAGCCGAAAAAGATCATGAACGTAGGTGCGCCGCAGGCGATAATCGAGATGGTTGCCGCCGGTTTCGGCATCAGTATTTTTCCGCGGTGGGCGATTGCCGAGGCCTTAAAAACCTGGCCGCTTGTCTGTCGGCCCATAAGCCCGCGGGGCCTTCCTCTCACCTGGCATGCGGTGTATCTCAAGCATGCCAATATTCCCATCTATCAGCAGGAATTTCTCAGAAACATCAGTAAACTAAATGTCACCGAACAGATCTTGCCGATTGATCGCCAGGCTATTGGCCGGGGATGA
- a CDS encoding MarR family winged helix-turn-helix transcriptional regulator translates to MTDPDTNHLALQVLKKFRLIYGTVRQHFREVERTCGITGSQLWLMQEIANAAGIGVSELAGRLSIHQSTCSQLVEKLVSSGLITKERSKEDQRRVGLWLTEQGAKVIVMAPGPAEGVLPIALRKLPQETILTLDATLEIVIAQLQTRDDHLAGRPLSDF, encoded by the coding sequence TTGACAGACCCGGACACCAACCACCTCGCATTGCAAGTCTTAAAAAAATTTCGTCTCATCTATGGCACGGTTCGCCAACATTTCCGAGAAGTTGAAAGAACATGTGGAATTACCGGCTCCCAACTCTGGTTGATGCAGGAAATCGCCAATGCCGCAGGGATAGGCGTATCCGAACTGGCAGGGCGATTGTCCATTCACCAATCAACCTGCAGTCAGCTTGTTGAAAAACTGGTGAGTAGTGGGTTGATCACAAAAGAACGCAGCAAAGAAGATCAACGCAGGGTAGGCTTATGGTTGACCGAGCAAGGGGCTAAGGTTATTGTCATGGCCCCCGGTCCAGCCGAGGGAGTGCTACCGATAGCTTTAAGGAAGCTTCCGCAGGAAACAATTCTCACCCTTGATGCGACTCTGGAGATAGTCATTGCTCAGCTGCAAACCCGTGATGACCATTTAGCAGGTAGACCGCTTTCTGATTTTTAA